Genomic segment of Terriglobales bacterium:
GCAACAACGTCGTCAGCTCAGGCGACCTGGTCGCAAAATTCGAAGCTACTTTGACCGAGGATCAGATCCGCAGCCACTTCCAGGCGGGTGAGGCTATCGATCGCATCGTCGCTGCCGCCTTCCGCGAGATCGGTGACCGGGTCCGCAACGGCGGCACTAATGAATTCGAAATGCAGAAGTGGTTCCTGGAAAGCTTCGAGCGCGAGGATTTGATGACCGACGACGGCCCTATCGTCGCCGTCAATGCCAATAGCGGCAATCCGCATTACGGTCCGAGCTCTGAGCAGAGCGCTCCCATCCGCAAAGCTGATTTCGTCCTGCTGGATGTCTGGGCAAAGAAGAAGACTCCCGGCGCCGTCTTTTACGACATCACCTGGACCGGCTACGTCGGCTCCGCCCCGTCCGACCGCCACCGCCAGGTGTTCGACATCGTCTCCCGCGCTCGCGACGCTGGTGTTCAACGAGTGCAGACGGCCATCGCCGCTGGAGAACCCATAGCCGGTTGGCAGGTGGATGATGCCACTCGCGCGGTTATCAACGCCGCCGGATTCGGCAAGAACTTCGTGCACCGCACCGGGCACTCCATCGCAACCGAAGTCCACGGTAACGGCGCCAACATGGATAACCTGGAAATCCACGACGAGCGCCAGATCTTGCCCAATTCCTGCTTCTCTATCGAGCCCGGCATCTACCTGCCGGAATTCGGCGTGCGCAGCGAGGTAAATGTTCTGGTGCGCGATAAATCTGCCGAGGTAACGGGTAAAATACAAAAAGAGATCGTAACTATCTAATGGCTCCTTCTGGAAAGAACCTCGGTACCACCATGGACCGGCAGAACCGCGCGGCTGCAGCCCAGCGTCCTCAGGTTACCCCTGCCAATACCACCATGGCGGTGATTGCGCCGGCCCTGGGGTGGCTGATTCCGGGCGCCGGCCATCTGGTGCAGAAGCGCTGGTGGCGCGGGCTGCTGCTCATGATCTCCATTGTCACCATGTTCGTGCTCGGTCTGCTTATGCAGGGCAAGGTGTACGGCTTTAATACTGGCGACCTGCTGGACATGCTCGGCTTCGTAGGCGATGTGGGCGCCGGCGGGCTCTACATCGTCACCCGGGCCCTGGATGGCGGACAGGGAGCTATCCATCGCGCGGTAGCTGACTATGGCACCAAATTCATCATCGTCGCTGGTCTGCTCAATATCATCGCTGCCGTCGACGCTCACCATATCGCTCTTGGGAAGAAAGCTTGATGGTCCTGGAACTCTCGCATTTCAGCGCCGCCCTCTTATTCGCGACATTCGCTTCGATCGTGTTTGGGATCACCCAGCGCGACAATGCGCGCGACATGGTGAAGTACGGACTCTATTGCTTCAGCTTGTTTGTTGGCGGAGTGATCGTCGCCGGCTGGGCCATGTGGCTGCTTCGCCGCTGACTCAAATGCAGTGGAAAATCCTGTCTTCGGCTTTTGTTGATCCCGTCCACTACGAACTTGAGGGTGCCCCACTAGCCATTCTTTTGCTAGGGTGGGATATTCAACTGATGGAAGCACGATGCCCTACCTTCTGAAGACTGAGCCTTCCGAATACTCGTTCGCCGATCTGCAACGCGACAAGGAAACCACCTGGGATGGAGTCTCGAATCCAGTTGCGCTCAGAAACCTGCGCACGATGACTCCCAATACCAAGCTCGTGATCTATCACACCGGCGACGAGCGCCGAGTCGTAGGCACAGCGTCGGTGGTTTCAGTCGATAACTCCGACGCGCGAAATCCTAAGGTGAGGATCAAGGTCGGCAAACCCGTCTCGAATTCGGTCAGCCTTAGTGAAATCAAGGCCAACAAAATTTTCTCGGACTCACCGCTGATCCGCCAGGGCCGGCTTTCGGTCGTCCCACTGACGGATGCCCAATATCGGTTCTTGACGGGAGAGTAATGAGGACAGGCAGGATTGCTTGTCCCCCACACCTAAAGCTCTTATCCCTTCGCTCTGAGAAAAATCACCGTGGCGTCATCCGCCGGCGGCACTCCTCCGGCAAATGTGCGAACGTCCCGTAGCAGGCTCTCCGGTGTCGCGTCCTGCTTGGCGACATGCTCAGCCAGCCGCTTCGTTCCGTAGTCCACATCCTGGCTGTTGGCAGCTTCGGTGATGCCATCGCTATAAAGTGCGACCACAGCTCCCGGCGGCAGAGTCAGGATGCGTTCAGAATACGAACTGCAACCTAACCCCAACGGCATCCCACTCTCTGTCTGCAGCAGTTGGACTCCAGAGTCGCTCACTAACAGAGGCGGGAGATGCCCCGCGTTAGCGAAGGTGAGCGTCCGCGTTGCGCCGTCTAGGACGCCATAGACCATGGTGACATAACGCCCGGAAGGAAAATCCTTCATCAGCACCTCATTCAGCTGCGCCAGCGATTCCCCCGGAGTGCACGGGCAGTTCTGCACGATCGAGCGCAGCATGGCGCGCGTGGCAGACATCAGCAACGCCGCCGCCGTGCCCTTGCCGGAAACGTCGGCCAGCACGAACCCCCAGCGGTCCCTGCTCAGATCGATGTAGTCGTACCAGTCGCCACCCACCGCCCCCGCCGGCACGCTCAAGGCCTCGATGGCGAATCCCGGAATCAGCGGCGATGCCTTCGGAAACAAGGCCTGCTGAATGGCGCGAGCTTCATCGGCATCACGGTTGAACCGTTCGGCAGCTTCCCGCTCGCGCTGGAAGCGGCGAGCATTTTCCACGGCTACAGCAATGTGCCCAGCCAGAGCCTTCAGCAGTTCCAGTTGCTCGGGGGAGAAGGCGTCCAATTCGTTGTGGGTCGCGCTGAAAACGCCGATCGCATTGCCATTGACCTTCAGCGGGATATCCACCTCAGAAAGCGTTGCATGCTCGCAGCCAATGTAATAAGG
This window contains:
- a CDS encoding M24 family metallopeptidase → MNLAAIQSALRAQNIDAWLFYDHHHRDPIAYRILGLPETLFVTRRWFYVIPAEGEPRKLVHRIEAGHLDTLPGGKQEYSGWQELFGALKTMLAPYHNIAMQYSPNNLIFYVSLVDAGTVDLIRSFGNNVVSSGDLVAKFEATLTEDQIRSHFQAGEAIDRIVAAAFREIGDRVRNGGTNEFEMQKWFLESFEREDLMTDDGPIVAVNANSGNPHYGPSSEQSAPIRKADFVLLDVWAKKKTPGAVFYDITWTGYVGSAPSDRHRQVFDIVSRARDAGVQRVQTAIAAGEPIAGWQVDDATRAVINAAGFGKNFVHRTGHSIATEVHGNGANMDNLEIHDERQILPNSCFSIEPGIYLPEFGVRSEVNVLVRDKSAEVTGKIQKEIVTI
- a CDS encoding DUF6677 family protein, with the protein product MAPSGKNLGTTMDRQNRAAAAQRPQVTPANTTMAVIAPALGWLIPGAGHLVQKRWWRGLLLMISIVTMFVLGLLMQGKVYGFNTGDLLDMLGFVGDVGAGGLYIVTRALDGGQGAIHRAVADYGTKFIIVAGLLNIIAAVDAHHIALGKKA
- a CDS encoding GAF domain-containing SpoIIE family protein phosphatase — encoded protein: MATYPRPSVDTPVLHPDYRYVQDLLRLQKAAQTINSTLDLDLLLTQVVNDVAQSFGCIEASIWLHDHEAQEMVLAGVRGCTVHTKGSRLKIGVEGMVGHVAATGEMRYAPDVRVDPYYIGCEHATLSEVDIPLKVNGNAIGVFSATHNELDAFSPEQLELLKALAGHIAVAVENARRFQREREAAERFNRDADEARAIQQALFPKASPLIPGFAIEALSVPAGAVGGDWYDYIDLSRDRWGFVLADVSGKGTAAALLMSATRAMLRSIVQNCPCTPGESLAQLNEVLMKDFPSGRYVTMVYGVLDGATRTLTFANAGHLPPLLVSDSGVQLLQTESGMPLGLGCSSYSERILTLPPGAVVALYSDGITEAANSQDVDYGTKRLAEHVAKQDATPESLLRDVRTFAGGVPPADDATVIFLRAKG
- a CDS encoding EVE domain-containing protein, which translates into the protein MPYLLKTEPSEYSFADLQRDKETTWDGVSNPVALRNLRTMTPNTKLVIYHTGDERRVVGTASVVSVDNSDARNPKVRIKVGKPVSNSVSLSEIKANKIFSDSPLIRQGRLSVVPLTDAQYRFLTGE